A genomic segment from Pseudoalteromonas nigrifaciens encodes:
- a CDS encoding trimeric intracellular cation channel family protein: MAFEYFHFMSLIGVAFFAISGTLLGHEKNIGGFGVVVVGSVTALGGGTLRDILLNQPVFWIAEPDYLYATYGAIFIAVVFIRHLPHVSNYYMLLVDVLGMAIFNIVGIEKSLIEGTTMIVAITMGMTTGIFGGLMRDVICREIPLVMREELYSTACLSGGLTYAALFLLGVSYIWCILGSLFITVFLRLGALHWGWQPNIFRKRTVKNK, encoded by the coding sequence ATGGCGTTTGAATACTTTCATTTTATGAGTTTAATTGGGGTGGCCTTTTTTGCTATATCGGGCACTTTATTAGGCCACGAAAAAAACATTGGGGGTTTTGGTGTTGTAGTTGTAGGCTCAGTTACTGCGCTTGGCGGCGGTACACTGCGTGATATATTATTAAATCAGCCAGTGTTTTGGATTGCAGAGCCCGATTATTTATACGCCACCTATGGCGCAATATTTATTGCGGTGGTGTTTATTCGCCATTTACCGCACGTATCTAATTATTACATGCTGCTAGTTGATGTATTAGGCATGGCTATATTTAACATTGTCGGCATTGAAAAGTCGTTAATTGAAGGCACTACCATGATAGTTGCCATTACCATGGGTATGACTACCGGTATATTTGGCGGGCTAATGCGCGATGTAATTTGCAGAGAAATTCCGCTAGTAATGCGCGAAGAGCTGTATTCTACTGCGTGTCTGTCGGGCGGTTTAACTTATGCAGCGTTGTTTTTACTCGGAGTGTCTTATATATGGTGTATTTTAGGCTCCTTGTTTATTACCGTATTTTTACGTTTGGGCGCGCTGCATTGGGGTTGGCAGCCAAACATATTTAGAAAAAGAACAGTTAAAAATAAATAA